The following proteins are encoded in a genomic region of Streptomyces sp. SLBN-31:
- a CDS encoding alpha/beta hydrolase, producing MPKPPRLRAAVLTAVLLSSVLAACSDNAENDEDLSAQKLHWKDCPAPSAAEGGGSAPSPLPNGGTWQCATMKAPLDWGKPKGDTIGIALIRARTSGSASERIGSLVFNFGGPGGSGVTTLPSFGQDYAKLRTRYDLVSFDPRGVGRSAPVKCENDQHLDNYFQQDATPDDAAERTEFVDNTKKFNSACEKNSKKVLPHVRTTDAARDMDLMRQVLGDDRLYYFGISYGTELGGVYAHLFPRHVGRAVFDAVVDPTQNVEQSSLGQAGGFQLALDNFAADCTSQTQPCPIGDSAQDVKDRIAKLLKDLDKKPISGIFPRQLTQTAATNGIAQSLYSKDFWQYLTEGLQEAYAGDGKILMALSDSMNGRSENGEYSNITAANIAINCADDKARYDTAYVQHKLPEFRAASPLFGDFLAWSMAGCTDWAVAGAADHPDVSAAGSAPILVVGNTGDPATPYEGAKKMVNALGKGVGVELTYKGQGHGAYDSKNKCVQSAVNGYLLDGTVPAAGTVCS from the coding sequence ATGCCGAAGCCTCCGCGCCTGCGGGCCGCTGTCCTGACCGCCGTACTGCTGTCCTCCGTACTGGCGGCCTGCAGCGACAACGCCGAGAACGACGAGGACCTGTCGGCCCAGAAGCTGCACTGGAAGGACTGCCCGGCCCCCTCCGCGGCGGAGGGCGGGGGCTCCGCGCCGTCCCCGCTGCCGAACGGCGGCACCTGGCAGTGCGCCACCATGAAGGCGCCGCTGGACTGGGGCAAGCCCAAGGGCGACACGATCGGCATCGCGCTGATCCGGGCGAGGACGAGCGGAAGCGCGAGCGAACGCATCGGTTCGCTCGTCTTCAACTTCGGCGGGCCCGGCGGCTCGGGCGTCACCACACTGCCCTCCTTCGGCCAGGACTACGCGAAGCTGCGCACCCGCTACGACCTGGTCAGCTTCGACCCCCGCGGAGTCGGCCGCAGCGCGCCCGTGAAGTGCGAGAACGACCAGCATCTCGACAACTACTTCCAGCAGGACGCCACCCCCGACGACGCCGCCGAGCGCACCGAGTTCGTGGACAACACCAAGAAGTTCAACTCGGCCTGCGAGAAGAACTCCAAGAAGGTGCTGCCGCACGTGCGCACCACCGACGCGGCCCGGGACATGGACCTGATGCGGCAGGTCCTCGGCGACGACAGGCTCTACTACTTCGGCATCTCCTACGGCACCGAACTCGGCGGCGTCTACGCCCACTTGTTCCCCCGGCACGTGGGCCGGGCCGTCTTCGACGCGGTCGTCGACCCGACGCAGAACGTCGAACAGAGTTCGCTCGGGCAGGCCGGCGGCTTCCAGCTCGCCCTGGACAACTTCGCCGCGGACTGCACCTCCCAGACCCAGCCCTGCCCGATCGGCGACAGCGCGCAGGACGTCAAGGACCGCATCGCCAAGCTCCTGAAGGACCTCGACAAGAAGCCGATTTCCGGGATCTTCCCGCGTCAGCTCACCCAGACCGCCGCGACCAACGGCATCGCGCAGTCCCTGTACTCGAAGGACTTCTGGCAGTACCTGACCGAGGGCCTGCAGGAGGCGTACGCCGGGGACGGCAAGATCCTGATGGCGTTGTCCGACTCGATGAACGGCCGCAGCGAGAACGGCGAGTACAGCAACATCACGGCCGCGAACATCGCCATCAACTGCGCGGACGACAAAGCCCGCTACGACACCGCCTACGTGCAGCACAAGCTCCCCGAGTTCCGGGCCGCCTCACCGCTCTTCGGCGACTTCCTGGCCTGGTCCATGGCCGGCTGCACCGACTGGGCCGTGGCGGGCGCCGCCGACCACCCCGACGTGAGCGCGGCCGGCTCGGCGCCGATCCTCGTCGTGGGCAACACCGGCGACCCGGCCACACCGTACGAGGGTGCGAAGAAGATGGTGAACGCGCTGGGCAAGGGCGTCGGCGTGGAGCTGACGTACAAGGGGCAGGGGCACGGCGCGTACGACAGCAAGAACAAGTGCGTGCAGAGCGCGGTGAACGGCTATCTGCTGGACGGGACAGTACCGGCCGCCGGAACCGTCTGTTCCTGA
- a CDS encoding alpha/beta hydrolase, whose protein sequence is MARFARWTAFGAAAALLVAGCSGGSSSDGGDGKGGSKTSPAASPSTGSSGTAAALPSSLTAQKLAWGRCKATADAAAPGSDWQCATLKVPLDWSKPDGGTIGLALIREKARGGKRLGSLLFNFGGPGGSGVSTMPQYAATVSVLREHYDLVSWDPRGVAASEGVRCRGDKAIQAAEDIDATPDTPAEEKAYFQDAVDFGKGCQKAAGKILAHVSTTDTARDMDLMRQVLGDSKMHYFGISYGTELGGVYAHLFPKNVGRLVLDAVVDPSADSVGHAENQARGFQRALDDYLKSTGQDPAQGTRKIASLVERLDAHPLPTSSGRKLTQTLALTGIVLPLYSKSGWPALTSALDSAERGDGTELLSLADGYNERDSSGHYGTTTHSQRVISCLDDKQRPTAEQTKKLLPTFERISPVFGDFLGWDTAGWCRDWPVAGQYDTPEVSAPGAAPVLVVGNTGDPATPYEGARKMADELGKGVGVELTWKGEGHGAYGNGSDCVDSTVNAYLLDGRVPKDGKVCAR, encoded by the coding sequence ATGGCGCGATTCGCTCGGTGGACGGCTTTCGGAGCCGCCGCCGCACTGCTGGTGGCGGGCTGCAGCGGCGGCTCGTCGTCCGACGGCGGCGATGGCAAGGGCGGCTCGAAGACGAGTCCGGCCGCCTCGCCCTCGACCGGCTCTTCCGGTACGGCCGCCGCCCTGCCCTCCTCCCTGACCGCGCAGAAGCTCGCCTGGGGGCGCTGCAAGGCGACCGCGGACGCAGCCGCGCCGGGCAGCGACTGGCAGTGCGCGACCCTCAAGGTGCCGCTGGACTGGTCGAAGCCGGACGGCGGGACGATCGGTCTGGCACTGATCCGCGAGAAGGCCCGCGGCGGCAAGCGCCTCGGGTCGCTGCTGTTCAACTTCGGTGGCCCCGGCGGCTCGGGGGTGTCGACCATGCCGCAGTACGCGGCCACGGTGTCCGTGCTGCGCGAGCACTACGACCTGGTCAGCTGGGACCCGCGCGGAGTCGCCGCCAGCGAGGGAGTGCGCTGCCGCGGCGACAAGGCGATCCAGGCCGCCGAGGACATCGACGCCACACCCGACACCCCGGCCGAGGAGAAGGCGTACTTCCAGGACGCCGTCGACTTCGGCAAGGGCTGTCAGAAGGCCGCCGGAAAGATCCTGGCCCACGTGTCGACCACCGACACCGCCCGCGACATGGACCTGATGCGCCAGGTGCTGGGCGACTCGAAGATGCACTACTTCGGCATCTCCTACGGCACGGAACTGGGCGGCGTCTACGCCCATCTCTTCCCGAAGAACGTCGGACGGCTCGTCCTCGACGCGGTCGTCGACCCCAGCGCGGACTCGGTGGGACACGCGGAGAACCAGGCCCGGGGGTTCCAACGGGCGCTGGACGACTACCTGAAGTCGACCGGCCAGGACCCCGCGCAGGGCACACGGAAGATCGCGAGCCTGGTCGAGCGGCTCGACGCGCACCCGCTGCCGACCTCCTCCGGGCGCAAGCTGACGCAGACGCTCGCGCTCACCGGCATCGTCCTGCCCCTCTACAGCAAGTCGGGCTGGCCGGCCCTGACCAGTGCCCTGGACTCGGCGGAGCGGGGCGACGGCACCGAGCTGCTCTCACTGGCCGACGGCTACAACGAGCGGGACTCCTCGGGGCACTACGGCACGACGACCCACTCCCAGCGGGTCATATCGTGCCTGGACGACAAGCAGCGGCCGACCGCCGAACAGACGAAGAAGCTGCTGCCGACGTTCGAGAGGATCTCGCCCGTGTTCGGGGACTTCCTCGGTTGGGACACGGCCGGCTGGTGCCGCGACTGGCCGGTGGCCGGGCAGTACGACACCCCGGAGGTGAGCGCGCCCGGCGCGGCGCCGGTCCTGGTGGTCGGCAACACCGGCGATCCGGCGACGCCGTACGAGGGCGCCAGGAAGATGGCCGACGAACTGGGCAAGGGCGTCGGTGTGGAGCTCACCTGGAAGGGCGAGGGACACGGGGCGTACGGCAACGGGAGCGACTGCGTCGACTCGACGGTGAACGCGTATCTGCTCGACGGGAGGGTGCCGAAGGACGGCAAGGTCTGTGCGCGGTAG
- a CDS encoding MGMT family protein — MSEESLPHEDRPEHPDALPEYAERVLEVAELVPPGRVMTYGDVAEWLQEGGPRQVGRVMALYGGAVPWWRVVRSDGVLLPGHELRALDHYRAEGTPLKEASRAAQGHLPRLDMKRARWDGGGRAEGHT; from the coding sequence ATGAGCGAGGAGAGCCTGCCGCACGAGGACCGACCGGAACACCCGGACGCGCTGCCGGAGTACGCCGAGCGAGTCCTCGAGGTCGCCGAACTGGTACCGCCCGGGCGTGTCATGACTTACGGGGACGTCGCCGAGTGGCTTCAGGAGGGCGGACCCCGGCAGGTCGGCCGGGTGATGGCCCTCTACGGAGGTGCCGTGCCCTGGTGGCGCGTCGTCCGCTCGGACGGCGTCCTGCTGCCCGGGCACGAACTGCGGGCGCTCGACCACTACCGCGCCGAGGGCACGCCTCTGAAGGAGGCGAGCAGGGCCGCCCAGGGCCACCTGCCGCGCCTCGACATGAAGCGGGCGCGCTGGGACGGCGGCGGACGCGCTGAGGGTCACACCTGA
- a CDS encoding lysylphosphatidylglycerol synthase domain-containing protein, whose translation MKQQGVHPEDAESTSDASSRPEPVSGGTGTSAKASDRDDVDLVEEAHIDEVEGDEPLLPARVHRPSDLMRLMVGVLGIVLLLAIAAFAHGTTSGLEQDINKGTGQAPDLLIKIAGLASSIAILLVPVAFAIERLIKRDGLRIADGVLAAVLAHGVTLATDLWVAKAAPGSIQEALTQPSPGDIHALTDPVHGYLAPVIAYMTAVGMSRRPRWRAVLWIVLLLDAFSMLVTGYTTPFSIILTVLIGWTVAYGTLYAVGSPNVRPTGRTLMAGLRHVGFRPVTAAREEVPEPHETGDRGRRYFVTLEDGPPLDVTVVDREQQAQGFFYRAWRNLTLRGFATRSSLQSLRQALEQEALLAYAAIAAGANAPKLIATSELGPDAVMLVYEHTGGRTLDSLADDEITDELLHDTWHQVRALQSRRIAHRRLVGDAILVDRSGTVILTDLRVGEIAAGDLLLRMDVSQLLVTLGLRVGAERAVASAVAVLGPDAVADCLPMLQPIALSRTSRATLRRLARERAQREREAVLEASRQAKQARLEAADDSAGPVLEKPDKKAVRAEARAEKRAIDEAIDEAREEDLLTQIRHQVLLIRPQAPVEPARLERVRPRTLISFIAGAIGAYFLLTQLTHIEFGPLIENAQWGWVVAALAFSAASYFAAAMALLGFVPERVPFLRTVAAQVAGSFVKIVAPAAVGGVALNTRFLQRAGVRPGLAVASVGASQLFGLGCHILMLLSFGYLTGTEKTPSLSPSRTVIAGLLTVAVLVLVVTSVPFLRKFVVTRVRSLFAGVVPRMLDVLQRPQKLVTGIGGMLLLTACFVMCLDASIRAFGQQGTSLSIASVAVVFLAGNALGSAAPTPGGVGAVEATLTVGLIAVGLPKEVAAPAVLLFRLLTLWLPVLPGWLAFNQLSRKQAL comes from the coding sequence ATGAAGCAGCAGGGTGTGCACCCAGAGGACGCGGAGAGCACCTCTGACGCTTCGTCGCGCCCGGAACCCGTTTCCGGCGGCACGGGGACGTCCGCGAAGGCCTCGGACAGGGACGACGTCGACCTCGTCGAGGAGGCGCACATCGACGAGGTGGAGGGCGACGAACCGCTTCTCCCCGCGCGCGTGCACCGCCCCTCGGACCTGATGCGCCTGATGGTGGGCGTGCTGGGGATCGTGCTGCTGCTCGCGATCGCCGCGTTCGCGCACGGCACCACGTCGGGCCTCGAACAGGACATCAACAAGGGCACCGGGCAGGCGCCCGACCTGCTCATCAAGATCGCAGGGCTGGCCTCCAGCATCGCCATCCTGCTGGTTCCGGTCGCGTTCGCGATCGAGCGGCTGATCAAGCGCGACGGGCTGCGCATCGCCGATGGCGTCCTCGCGGCGGTCCTCGCGCACGGTGTGACGCTCGCCACCGACCTGTGGGTCGCCAAGGCCGCCCCCGGCTCCATCCAGGAGGCGCTCACCCAGCCCTCCCCCGGCGACATCCACGCCCTGACCGACCCGGTGCACGGATATCTCGCCCCCGTCATCGCCTACATGACCGCGGTCGGCATGTCACGGCGGCCCCGCTGGCGGGCCGTGCTGTGGATCGTGCTGCTCCTCGACGCGTTCTCGATGCTGGTCACCGGCTACACGACACCGTTCTCGATCATCCTGACGGTGCTGATCGGCTGGACCGTGGCCTACGGCACGCTCTACGCGGTCGGATCGCCCAACGTCCGCCCCACCGGCAGGACGCTGATGGCGGGCCTGCGGCACGTCGGGTTCCGCCCGGTGACCGCGGCTCGCGAGGAGGTGCCGGAGCCCCACGAGACCGGCGACCGCGGCCGGCGCTACTTCGTCACCCTGGAGGACGGGCCGCCCCTGGACGTGACCGTCGTCGACCGTGAGCAGCAGGCCCAGGGGTTCTTCTACCGCGCGTGGCGCAACCTCACCCTGCGCGGCTTCGCCACCCGCAGCAGCCTGCAGTCGCTGCGCCAGGCCCTGGAGCAGGAGGCTCTGCTCGCCTACGCGGCCATCGCGGCCGGCGCCAACGCGCCCAAGCTGATCGCGACCTCCGAACTCGGCCCCGACGCGGTGATGCTCGTCTACGAGCACACCGGCGGGCGCACACTCGACTCCCTGGCGGACGACGAGATCACCGACGAACTGCTGCACGACACCTGGCACCAGGTGCGGGCCCTGCAGTCCCGGCGCATCGCGCACCGCCGGCTCGTGGGCGACGCGATTCTGGTGGATCGTTCCGGCACGGTCATCCTCACCGACCTGCGCGTCGGCGAGATCGCGGCCGGCGATCTGCTGCTGCGCATGGACGTCTCCCAGCTCCTGGTGACGCTCGGTCTGCGGGTCGGCGCCGAGCGCGCGGTCGCGTCGGCGGTGGCCGTGCTCGGCCCGGACGCGGTGGCCGACTGCCTGCCGATGCTGCAGCCCATCGCCCTCAGCCGCACCTCCCGGGCGACCCTGCGCAGGCTGGCCAGGGAACGGGCCCAGCGCGAGCGTGAGGCGGTTCTGGAGGCGTCGCGGCAGGCCAAGCAGGCCCGCCTGGAGGCGGCCGACGACAGCGCCGGGCCCGTACTCGAAAAGCCCGACAAGAAGGCCGTACGGGCCGAGGCCCGGGCCGAGAAGCGGGCCATCGACGAGGCCATCGACGAAGCGCGGGAAGAGGATCTGCTCACGCAGATCCGCCACCAGGTGCTGCTCATCAGGCCGCAGGCGCCGGTCGAGCCGGCCCGGCTGGAGCGGGTGCGGCCGCGGACTCTGATCAGTTTCATCGCGGGTGCCATCGGCGCGTACTTCCTGCTCACGCAGCTCACCCACATCGAGTTCGGGCCGCTGATCGAGAACGCGCAGTGGGGCTGGGTCGTCGCGGCCCTCGCGTTCTCCGCGGCCAGCTACTTCGCCGCGGCGATGGCCCTGCTGGGGTTCGTGCCCGAGCGGGTGCCGTTCCTGCGGACCGTCGCGGCCCAGGTCGCCGGATCGTTCGTGAAGATCGTGGCGCCGGCGGCGGTGGGCGGTGTCGCGCTCAACACGCGTTTCCTGCAGCGCGCGGGCGTTCGGCCCGGCCTGGCGGTCGCGAGCGTGGGTGCCTCCCAGCTGTTCGGGCTCGGCTGCCACATCCTGATGCTGCTGTCCTTCGGCTACCTGACCGGCACCGAGAAGACGCCGTCGCTGTCGCCGTCCCGGACCGTCATCGCGGGTCTGCTGACGGTGGCGGTGCTCGTCCTGGTGGTCACCTCGGTGCCGTTCCTGCGGAAATTCGTCGTCACGCGCGTGCGCTCGCTCTTCGCCGGTGTCGTGCCGCGCATGCTGGACGTGCTGCAGCGGCCGCAGAAGCTGGTCACCGGCATCGGCGGCATGCTGCTGCTGACCGCCTGCTTCGTGATGTGCCTGGACGCCTCGATCCGCGCCTTCGGCCAGCAGGGCACCTCGCTCAGCATCGCCAGCGTCGCCGTCGTCTTCCTCGCCGGCAACGCCCTCGGCTCCGCGGCCCCGACCCCGGGCGGCGTGGGCGCCGTCGAGGCGACGCTGACGGTCGGTCTGATCGCCGTGGGTCTGCCCAAGGAGGTCGCGGCCCCGGCCGTACTGCTGTTCCGGCTGCTGACGCTGTGGCTGCCGGTGCTGCCGGGCTGGCTGGCCTTCAACCAGCTCTCCCGCAAGCAGGCACTCTGA